The proteins below are encoded in one region of Helianthus annuus cultivar XRQ/B chromosome 2, HanXRQr2.0-SUNRISE, whole genome shotgun sequence:
- the LOC110890505 gene encoding uncharacterized protein LOC110890505, translating into MILNLWVLQHVWSQIGNGNNTYAWFDLWSTIGPLCNFLTPRVITREGFLLNAKVADVYMEGSWLWPDAWRDTYPVLIQLDLMQRNVNNQDRLLWRDGDKLNEYSSSGVWNSVRAREQEVNWASIVWFSQCVPRHAFLMWLIVRRKLLTQDKILQWSYPRRKNMNMMCCLLCYENVDSHDHLFFECKLSSEIWCTVRSKVGMDRVEPRWTEIVEWLKHRSRSKSATNLLCKLIVAATMYVIWQERNNRLFKNHARPPDIISKAVIDSVRYKLMGLRFKNTIRVRELLEKWEIHDADLLMENG; encoded by the coding sequence atgattttaaatttatgggtaTTACAGCATGTTTGGTCTCAAATTGGGAACGGTAATAACACTTATGCTTGGTTTGACTTGTGGAGTACTATCGGTCCGTTATGCAATTTTCTAACTCCTAGAGTTATAACCAGAGAGGGTTTCTTGCTGAATGCTAAAGTGGCGGATGTTTATATGGAGGGCTCTTGGTTATGGCCGGATGCTTGGAGAGATACTTATCCGGTGCTTATACAATTAGATCTCATGCAACGAAACGTGAATAATCAGGATCGGCTGTTGTGGAGGGATGGTGATAAGCTTAACGAGTACTCCTCTTCGGGGGTTTGGAATTCGGTTCGGGCTAGGGAGCAGGAGGTGAATTGGGCAAGTATCGTTTGGTTCTCTCAATGTGTTCCTCGGCACGCCTTTTTGATGTGGCTCATTGTTCGACGAAAGCTTCTAACACAAGACAAGATCTTGCAATGGAGCTATCCCCGGAGAAaaaatatgaacatgatgtgcTGCCTCTTGTGCTATGAAAATGTGGATTCGCATGATCACTTGTTTTTTGAATGCAAGTTGTCCTCGGAAATATGGTGTACGGTCCGATCTAAAGTTGGTATGGATAGAGTTGAGCCAAGATGGACCGAGATTGTGGAGTGGTTGAAGCATCGGTCGCGTTCGAAATCAGCGACAAACCTGCTTTGTAAATTGATAGTTGCAGCCACAATGTATGTTATTTGGCAGGAAAGAAACAATCGTTTGTTCAAAAACCATGCGAGGCCTCCGGACATCATTTCTAAAGCCGTGATAGATAGTGTGAGATACAAGTTGATGGGGCTCAGGTTCAAGAACACAATCAGAGTTCGGGAGTTGCTGGAGAAATGGGAGATTCATGATGCTGATTTACTTATGGAGAACGGTTAA
- the LOC110890515 gene encoding uncharacterized protein LOC110890515, with translation MINAINQAVAGLLPNLVAQTAEAVIQQTRHPERTNTNPTSGGNTTNNITYSIDIWISKFQKQKPKSFSHATNPVEARNWIAHIEKIFGVLGVPEQYKVRLATYKFEDDALTWWEGYKQVKGGDDFDANLSWVDFRNIFYDKYFSTADKEAYIREYAVIRQGSDEPASEFITRFSRLASIVGDVAGSAEVQAEKCKWAVNDRIRKSIMYMKFKDVTEVADAIKTFEFERKEFLSRTGDNKKRNREGQFKQEIG, from the coding sequence ATGATTAATGCTATCAACCAGGCTGTTGCTGGGTTGCTTCCAAACCTTGTTGCCCAAACAGCTGAGGCTGTTATTCAACAAACTCGTCATCCCGAACGCACTAACACTAATCCAACCTCTGGTGGAAATACCACGAACAATATTACTTATAGTATAGACATATggattagtaaattccaaaaacaaaAGCCGAAATCCTTTAGTCACGCTACTAATCCAGTCGAAGCAAGAAATTGGATAGCTCACATTGAAAAGATCTTCGGAGTTCTTGGAGTTCCAGAGCAATACAAAGTTAGACTGGCTACCTACAAATTTGAAGATGACGCACTAACTTGGTGGGAAGGATATAAGCAAGTCAAAGGAGGGGATGATTTTGACGCTAATCTTTCATGGGTCGACTTTCGTAATATCTTTTACGACAAGTATTTTTCGACCGCTGATAAAGAAGCTTATATCAGGGAGTATGCAGTGATTCGACAGGGGAGTGATGAACCAGCCTCTGAGTTCATTACTCGATTTTCAAGGTTGGCTAGTATTGTAGGAGATGTTGCAGGATCAGCAGAAGTCCAGGCAGAAAAATGCAAGTGGGCAGTTAATGATCGAATTCGGAAATCGATCATGTACATGAAATTTAAGGATGTCACCGAagttgctgatgcaatcaaaactTTTGAGTTCGAAAGGAAAGAATTTTTATCCCGAACTGGGGATAATAAGAAGAGAAATAGGGAAGGCCAATTTAAGCAGGAAATCGGCTAA